The DNA sequence TGGTTTAGTCCCCTCTCACCATTACAACAGACATTCatcaacattagcattcatgaACAGGCCCAGCTATATAAAAGAGTGTGTTGCTTTGACATAACCATAAATCTCAGATGCAGTTTAGCACATTAGATTATAATgtcggggtgtgtgtgtgtgtgtgtgtgtgtgtgtgtgtgtgtgtgtgtgtgtgtgtgtgtgtgtgtgtgtgtgtgtgtgtgtgtgtgtctaaaacCTGTAGTTACCACTGTTCTGTTGTTTCTTTGCTTTTGCAGAGGTTTCCCAGTCTGTGAGAATCCCAGTACTAATAGGTTCTGGAGTGACCTACGATAATATTCAAAGCTACCTTGATGCAAATGGAATCATCATCGGTTCTCATTTCAAGGAGGACGGCCACTGGGCCAATGCAGTCGACCCAGAGCGTGTGAAGAGGTTAATGGGAAAGATACACGACTTTCGAAAATGAGAGGGAAGGTCTTGTGTTATCATCCCAGAGCCTTAAACATGTTTGATTCTATTGTTCAATTACTGCCACATTAAACACATACAACCACCACCTATAGCGTGATTGTATTTTGCTAAGAGCACCAAATCCAGTGCATCTGGTGCTTCTGCATAATTATATGTTGTAGCTCCAATGTCCatgtcaaataaaatacactTAAACCTTaagaaaacaatatttattttgcactttttttgaacattttgtaaatctgctcaaatagaaaaatacaataTTCAACTGTATTTACACTCGTGAgtctaaaatgaaaaaatttaataacATGAAAAAAGTAAGTACGCgctgaaaagtaaaaaatggtAGACTCACACAACATGAACAgtggttttgaaatttttcCTCAGAGTATTCGCACAACATGAATACTGTATAGATCAACCTGATATGAAATTAACTTTTAATACACTTCCAACAAGAACATCTAAAGCTAAGGCACATACATTAATAAAGTACATACTCAAAACAACCCAGGAATAACCAATCAAAGCGTGCTTCAATCCAACTGCATCATAATTTAAAGCAAACTATTCTACAGGTTTTAATTTTTCATATTTGGATCAGTTCCACACACCTTTTAGAATAACTTTCACACACCTCCAGCTTCCTATAAGCCTCACCCCTACTGATAGCTAATCAATCTAAACAAGTCAAACAACTAAACTGTTTTCATGTGATAAGGTACAAAGGCTTTAATTTGAAAGTAACTGTTACGTATGACCTGAGGGGGTGTCATTCATGATGTCAGAGGACAATGGTTCTGTGTTCTCAGTGGTTTCAGACGTGAGGGTTGCCGTGTAGGCTGCCtatattaaagtaaaaatgttttgctgtggTTCATTTGGCGGATATTCGATCACTTTACTGCACAGAAAGTGGTGACTCTCACATGCTTTGCCGCGGTGGATATGAAGAACAAACTGTGTGAGGTGAAACAATGGTGGAAAACCTGAGTAATTCAGAGTCAAGGCACTGTGCAGCACACCTGGCTATGGTGAAGGCAACGCGAGACCATCGCTCCTGCTCAGTAGTTGCAGAGGCGCTGGCAGGGCTGCTTGAAGTGGCCGTAGCGTTTCTCAGCCGGGGAGAAATGCGTCTTCGCCAGGTTCTGCCTGTGGAGGGCGCTGCGGCTCAGCTTCTTCCGCTCAACCTGGGTCCTGGCCCTCTGGACAGCCAGCAGCTGGACCTTGCAGGGCAGAGGGATTCCCCAGGCAGCCAGACGCCAGGATATGTGTCGCCTCACTGCCACTGACCTGGATAGACACAGGggaagtacagtatgtgttggTGAAATACAATATGTGAGAGATAAAGTACTGCTGTACACCAGCTCTGGATCAATGTTCTGGCTCTTCTGTCGTGTAAGAACCAATTTAAGATTTGGACCCCGAATGTGAGGAAACTTTTGCAAGGTTTTGGTTGGTCCTCATTTTTCAAAAGGTTAGTTTTGGATTAAAGCTTGAAAATAATGAATATCAGTATTGGGATAAAAATAGTCTTGTTCTTTGTAACATCCATTGACTTTAGTTGCGCAAATACATGTCCGCCATTACATCCCCAAAATAACTGAAGTGGccaaaaattgttttgttagcTAAGCATGAAAGTCcattcttgaccttgaaaaCCTTGACCTTGACTCCAGACATTTCATCTTTTAAAAGGCAAAATCTGGAAACATTTGGGGCAAAATGTTCTTTGCTTTCTCGCTGAGAGATGAGAACATTGATCCAACTATCGTGTCTGTCCATTAAGTTTGAAGCTTAATGGCTTTCACCCTGGAAACTGGGAAACAGCTGAGTGATATGCAAGAATGTCATATTATGATTGGCAGATTGTTGTGATATGGTCACGGTTTTAGTGGGAATGGTAATCTTTGCATTTcattaaaatgatgatgatgggaTTTTTGCtggggtctgtaccaaacaagaATGTTCCCTTCCATCTGGAAAACATGATTTGTAGCCCGGGGGATCTCTGTAGCACCACAATGGatgttgtgacacattttaccttaATCAAAAAATTGCAGGTATTGCAATTTGGATAATATTCTATTCTTTTTGATTAATGTTTTTTCAGCCCTACATACCAGCTTGCTAATTGACATATTATATCTTGTATGTTTAACACCTGAATTTATAAGTTAAAGTTTTATAAGTGCTATATACACCAGACTATTGCTTGACAGGGTGCATTAAGTCCAGCACAACACCCTATAACCACCTGTTGTTGCTTTTATAATTAGCTTTTTGTAGTCAGGCTAGATgtttcccctgcttccagtctttgtgctgttGTTGGGGCAGACTGGGAGATTAGTAGTATTGTAGTACTcaagattttatttcaagaccagtcaagaccataactttgagaatatcaataaattgcttttgcattgtctgatttatttgttaacatcctaactttgattggatgtaaaacgtattgcttcaaatgcaaccaataaccctaataaaaaatgtgttgtcaCTGTTAACCCCTCCCCGcaatggtaagcatggaaaagtagtgttgaataaagatgcttatgttgatttcagctcttagtgtttatATGCGggtgtggatctttcagatcaatctgAGAAGTActtatgatctcgttccacattttgttgtgtgtcatgtaatgtggggaactgctcttgactcggtctcgccctccctcggtcttggtcttaacttggtctcagcccctaaaagtcttggtcttgtcacggtctcaataaactctggtcttggtcttgacttggtctcggtttgggcggtcttgactacaacactagagATTAGAGCAGACCTCAGAAGATGCCTCATCGTCCCCCAGGAGATTTACAAATCTGGTCCAAAAGCTCAAGGAACATCATCATGCTTGAGCTGACTGAGCCGTGGGAAGAGAGGATGGAAAAGCAGAATCTCTCAAAATACCAGGCACTGGTGGAGGAATGTAGGAACATGAGGTTTTCCAAGCCAGTCGGTGTGGAGAGCATTTAATATTAGGTCTGCCCccttaaagtgtttttttctgcgTCATTGCACACAGAGTCATCAGGATAACAGCAGGGCAGTCTTTAAACTTTTGCTGAGGCTCGTCTCAGTGTCCTAACCAATCTAAATCAAAGCTAACTGTGCCGGAAACAGAGATGGGTGATGGAAATGGGCCACGAGAGGCAGATAAGCTCTGACGCTCTCAGCTTCAGTGGCTAATGTTATCAAAGTCGGCTGAAGCAGGCGCTCGTAGAACCTCCTCTATTGCCGTACAGCGCGACTGACTCTTTGACTGACAGCGGTGTCAGCAGCAGGAAAGAAGCTTCGTAGCGTGCTATTATTTTATAACTGATCAATGACGAggacaaacactttttttcGTTCATTGTGTGGAAAAGTGATGTTTTCACGTCACAGATAATGTCGCGCTAAGGTGAGTGTGGTGCAGCTGTAGTGTAACTGGGCAGATGAGTGAATGACATATTTTTCATAATCGTACGTGTAGTGAAGAAaattctgctttttaaaaaatgaaaaatatctatAGATAATAAAAAGCATGAATCTCATAACAAATGAATTTGTCTTACTTGTCTTATAAACTGAGTGGTGTGAATTGGTCAGTGGTTATTCATTTCAAGATCTAAGAAATATGTGTAGATGGAAAGTAACCTGGAGGTGTCCTCTTCGTCTTCATCAGAGCctagctcctcctcctcctcctcctcctcctcttccgcTTGGCTCATCCTGCATCTCATCTGGTAGACCGACATGCTGGGGTGCTCAATCAGCAGGTTCTCCAGGGGATCCACCTCAGGGGCTGATAACGGCCCATTCTCTGTTTAAGGAACGTCTCAAATAGATCAGTTTCCATCCCAGTGTAACATGCACCCTCACTGAGCCAAGAACTTTTTAAATCATATAGatgtgaaaaacatatttatgtatCTCTAGCAGGGCCTATCACTGACCTGGGAGATTAACAATGACCCATCCTCCCTCCTCGAACTCCATCAGCTCCTCATAAGTGTTGTCTGCGGCCTCAAAGTCCTCTCCAGCGTTTCCAAGCAGCTGAGAAAGAATCTTTCCGATCATCTTAATGCCTCTATTCAATCTGTAAATTAACAGCAAACAGGTGATTTGCAAGAAAACACCAGAGACACAGTGGCGTTAGTTTGGAAAGTTACATGTTAACTGATGACATCAAATTAATCTACAGTTTAAATGTGAGTGCACACGGAGATAATCCGAGTAGCCTCCTCCACCTGAACCTCCTCCCTGCTTGTGTCTTTTGCAAATTAACAATGCAGATGGCTCCCCCTTTAGGCTGTCCCAATAAACACCCCAAAGACCTGCGAACATGGACACCTAGGAACACTCTGTATCAACAACTGCTTGTCAGAAACCTGAGCAGCCTGAGTTGTTACATCCTGTGATGTGGGGTCAATTTAGAACTGAAGCAGCTGAGGGAAACAAGATGATACAAGAGGCTGAAATTACACTGACTGCagcaatatattatataatctGTTCTGCGGGTTTAGATTTCTTTCATGTGGAAGGACAGTAACTTTTATGTGTGAtctcagactgcagctgactgACCTTTTGTCCCACAATGATTACCCTGGAAGCCTTATTATAGTGCAACTTATATCAACACAGTATTTGTTGGTCCCTGGTACAGGTCCCCAGGCCATTCTTGGCATCAAAGTTATATTTTAGTACTATTGTAATGCTGTCTGAGAAATCGTACTGTCACAAcaagtaataaaaaaatgattACACATACCGACCTCATCCCATTTATCCAACTCACAGTATGTGAAGGATTAATACCATTTGTACTTATTAAATTCTTATCTCAGCTGATTACAATAACACTTGCATAATCCTTATCTGTTGAAAGTACATGTTTTAGTACGACTGCTGTTGTCGTTTAAGACAAACAAAAGATCCATAAATCGACCCATGTTTTCCCCCAGTGTGTGGATAACAGAGCCCTCCCTGTACACATACTGCAGGACACTGTCCAGATCAATCCGACAAACAATGTCGAGACCAGAACCTCAGCAGGCCTATTATCAATAACCTGATATTGTGTGTCCAGAGACGATATTGAGTGCTCTTTCATTTCTTATAATCACAGATACTCGCATTGGGTGGGTGGACATTGTAGTCCTACTTACAGACCAACATTTCAATACGGACGACATTCAGTCCCAATAACAAGCACGCAAAGACATCTCGCGTAGTTAGAGAACAAAAGACGAATTAAATCCAAGGCTCATAAAAGACCACTGTTGCTAATTGATGCACAGCCTACAGATTTACATTACCTGACTAAATAAGCGTGTGTTTTTCTTCGGGTGTGGCCGTTGTACAGAAACGGCCCGGCTATGTTGCTGTTCCTCAGAGATTGTTTTGATCTTCGAGTTGTTTATCGGCGAGAGTCCCCTCAGTGTTTTGAGACCAAACCCCGCCCATTCAGGCGTGGGGAGTGTGCGTGAGTGCGTCAGTCACTGCGTCACATGTCAACAAACCCACTTCTTCTCGTGCTTGTATGTGCAAGTGAAGCGCGCAGATGGAGATGTCACGGGTTTTttgtatttctacatttgtgtACATGGCTTCTCAAGCTGGAGCTCAGAGTGGAACCCGAACCGACCCTACCGTACCGTAAAAAGCTATTTCTCACGTGGACTGATAACCACTGAAACATGATGAAAGCACAGGGAACCCTGCCGTCAAAGCTGGTTAAAAACTTATTGTATAGTTATATAGAATGACGAGATATAATATATGGACAAAGTAACGACAAGCTA is a window from the Micropterus dolomieu isolate WLL.071019.BEF.003 ecotype Adirondacks linkage group LG20, ASM2129224v1, whole genome shotgun sequence genome containing:
- the si:ch211-260e23.9 gene encoding tumor protein p53-inducible nuclear protein 2, which gives rise to MIGKILSQLLGNAGEDFEAADNTYEELMEFEEGGWVIVNLPENGPLSAPEVDPLENLLIEHPSMSVYQMRCRMSQAEEEEEEEEEELGSDEDEEDTSRSVAVRRHISWRLAAWGIPLPCKVQLLAVQRARTQVERKKLSRSALHRQNLAKTHFSPAEKRYGHFKQPCQRLCNY